GTTCTTCTTCGTGGTGGACGTGTAAAAGACCTTCCAGGGGTACGTTACCATATCGTCCGTGGTGCACTTGATACTGCAGGTGTAAACGATCGTAAACAAGGCCGTTCTAAATACGGTACTAAAAAACCAAAAGCATAAGGAAAGGGGATAAAGAAAAATGAGTCGTAAAAACCGTGCGCCTAAACGCGATGTATTGCCAGATCCGCTTTACAATTCACAATTAGTTACTCGTCTTATCAACCGCGTTATGCTTGATGGTAAACGTGGTACAGCTGCTTCAATCGTTTACGGAGCTTTCGAACAAATTAAAGAAGCTACTGGAAACGATGCTCTTGAAGTATTCGAAACAGCTATGGAAAACATCATGCCTGTACTTGAAGTACGTGCTCGCCGTGTCGGTGGTTCTAACTACCAAGTCCCAGTTGAAGTTCGTCCAGAACGTCGTACAACACTTGGACTTCGTTGGTTGGTAACAATCGCTCGTCAACGTGGTGAACACACAATGGTTGATCGTCTTGCAAAAGAAATCTTGGATGCAGCGAACAACACTGGTGCAGCTGTTAAGAAACGTGAAGATACTCACCGTATGGCTGAAGCTAACCGTGCATTCGCACACTTCCGCTGGTAAGATTAAGATACTAAGGGCGTTAAAAAAGCGACTGAAATTAGGAAGCTTGACGAAGAATCAAAGATTCTAGGAAAGCTTATCTATTTTCCGAGCTTTTAGCCCAGGTTCAATTGAGCTCGATCAGCTCTTGAACCCAATTCAACTCTTCTTAAAAGTTGGAACCAAAACTTAGCATGAAAACACTGAGAACGGGTAGGTCCTGCCTATCCGTTTTTATTAAATCATGTTATAATAGAATATAGAAATAAAAAATATAGGAGAAACAAACCTCATGGCACGCGAATTTTCACTTGAAAAAACTCGTAATATCGGTATCATGGCTCACGTCGATGCTGGTAAAACAACTACAACTGAGCGTATCCTTTACTACACTGGTAAGATTCACAAAATCGGTGAAACTCACGAAGGTGCGTCACAAATGGACTGGATGGAGCAAGAGCAAGAACGTGGTATCACTATCACATCTGCCGCTACGACAGCTCAATGGAAAGACACTCGTGTAAACATCATCGACACACCAGGACACGTGGACTTCACTATCGAAGTTCAACGTTCACTCCGCGTTTTGGACGGTGCTGTAACCGTTCTTGACTCACAATCAGGTGTTGAACCTCAAACTGAAACAGTTTGGCGTCAAGCAACTGAATACGGAGTTCCACGTATCGTATTCGCTAACAAGATGGATAAAATCGGTGCTGACTTCCTTTACTCAGTAAGCACACTTCATGACCGTCTTCAAGCAAACGCTCACCCAATTCAATTGCCAATCGGTGCTGAAGATGACTTCCGCGGAATCATTGACTTGATCAAGATGAAAGCTGAAATCTATACTAACGACCTTGGTACAGATATCCTTGAAGAAGATATTCCAGCTGAATACCTTGAACAAGCTCAAGAATACCGTGAAAAATTGGTTGAAGCAGTTGCTGAAACTGATGAAGACTTGATGATGAAATACCTTGAAGGGGAAGAAATCACTAACGAAGAATTGAAAGCTGGTATCCGTAAAGCTACAATCAACGTTGAATTCTACCCAGTACTTTGTGGTTCAGCCTTCAAGAACAAAGGGGTTCAATTGATGTTGGATGCAGTCCTTGACTACCTTCCAAGCCCACTTGATATCCCTGCAATCAAGGGTGTAAACCCAGATACAGACGAAGAAGAAGAACGTCCAGCATCTGATGAAGAGCCATTTGCAGCTCTTGCCTTCAAGATCATGACTGACCCATTCGTAGGTCGTTTGACATTCTTCCGTGTTTACTCAGGTGTCTTGAACTCAGGTTCATACGTCTTGAACACTTCTAAAGGTAAACGTGAACGTATCGGACGTATCCTTCAAATGCACGCCAACACTCGTAAAGAAATCGAAACAGTTTACTCTGGAGATATCGCTGCTGCCGTTGGTTTGAAAGATACTACAACTGGTGACTCATTGACAGATGAAAAAGCAAAAATCATCCTTGAATCAATCGAAGTTCCAGAACCAGTTATCCAATTGATGGTTGAGCCTAAATCTAAAGCAGACCAAGACAAGATGGGTATCGCCCTTCAAAAATTGGCTGAAGAAGATCCAACATTCCGCGTTGAAACAAACCCTGAAACTGGTGAAACAGTTATCTCTGGTATGGGTGAGTTGCACTTGGATGTCCTTGTTGACCGTATGAAACGTGAATTCAAGGTTGAAGCTAACGTTGGTGCTCCTCAAGTATCTTACCGCGAAACATTCCGCGCTTCTACACAAGCACGTGGATTCTTCAAACGTCAATCTGGTGGTAAAGGTCAGTTTGGTGATGTTTGGATCGAATTTACTCCAAACGAAGAAGGTAAAGGATTCGAGTTCGAAAATGCTATCGTCGGTGGTGTGGTTCCACGTGAATTCATCCCTGCAGTAGAAAAAGGACTTCAAGAATCTATGGCGAACGGTGTTCTTGCTGGTTACCCAATGGTTGACGTGAAAGCGAAGCTTTACGATGGTTCATACCACGATGTCGACTCATCTGAAACTGCCTTCAAGATCGCTGCATCTCTTGCACTTAAAGAAGCTGCTAAGACTGCACAACCAGCTATCCTTGAACCAATGATGCTTGTAACCATCACAGTTCCTGAAGAAAACCTTGGGGATGTTATGGGTCACGTAACTGCTCGTCGTGGACGTGTAGATGGTATGGAAGCACACGGTGCAAGCCAAATCGTTCGTGCTTATGTGCCACTTGCTGAAATGTTCGGTTACGCTACTGTCCTTCGTTCTGCAACTCAAGGACGTGGTACGTTCATGATGGTATTTGACCACTACGAAGATGTACCAAAATCAGTACAAGAAGAAATCATTAAAAAAGCTAAAGGTGAAGCTTAATTTGCCAAAGCTAAAAAACTCTTCCCAAAATGGGAAGAGTTTTTCTTTGTTCAAAAAGTGAGTGCAAGTAAAAAAGCATCCCTACTATCGATCAAGACTTTGTGAAAAACTTTAATAAAAGAGGTGGTGATCTATGATAAATCTTGCTTTTCGTTGGGAAATAGTTGCTTTTTAATGCAATAAAGTATATAATAGAGACTGTTAAAAGATGTTTGGCGCTGTGTCAAGTTACTCTTTTCACAAAAAAATTTTTTGATTTTCATAAGGAGGAAATCACGAATGGTAGTTAAAGTTGGTATTAACGGTTTCGGTCGTATCGGACGTCTTGCTTTCCGTCGTATCCAAAACGTAGAAGGTGTTGAAGTTACTCGCATCAACGACCTTACAGATCCAGTTATGCTTGCACACTTGTTGAAATACGATACAACTCAAGGTCGTTTCGACGGTACTGTGGAAGTTAAAGAAGGTGGATTCGAAGTTAACGGTAAATTCGTTAAAGTTTCTGCTGAACGCGATCCAGAACAAATCGACTGGGCTAACGACGGTGTAGAAATCGTTCTTGAAGCAACTGGTTTCTTTGCTACTAAAGCAGCTGCTGAAAAACACTTGCATGCTGGTGGTGCTAAGAAAGTTGTTATCACTGCTCCTGGTGGATCAGATGTTAAAACAGTCGTATTTAACACTAACCACGATATTCTTGATGGTACTGAAACAGTTATCTCAGGTGCTTCATGTACTACAAACTGCTTGGCTCCAATGGCTAAAGCTCTTCAAGATAACTTCGGTGTTGTTGAAGGATTGATGACTACTATCCACGCTTACACTGGTGACCAAATGATCCTTGACGGTCCACACCGTAAAGGTGACCTTCGTCGTGCACGCGCTGGTGCTGCTAACATCGTTCCTAACTCAACTGGTGCTGCTAAAGCAATCGGTTTGGTTATCCCTGAATTGAACGGTAAATTGGACGGAGCTGCACAACGCGTTCCTGTTCCAACTGGATCAGTTACTGAATTGGTAGTTGTTCTTGACAAGAACGTTACTGTTGATGAAGTGAATGCAGCTATGAAAGCAGCTTCAAACGAATCATACGGTTACACTGAAGATCCAATCGTATCTTCAGACGTTGTAGGTATGTCTTACGGATCATTGTTTGACGCAACTCAAACTAAAGTTATTGACGTTGACGGTAAACAATTGGTTAAAGTTGTTTCATGGTATGACAACGAAATGTCTTACACTGCACAACTTGTTCGTACTCTTGAATACTTCGCAAAAATTGCTAAATAATTCATGCGTATGAAGAGAGGAGGGATACCTCCTCTTTTTTTGTACTTTTTTTAGGGCTTTCTCATCATATTATAGGAATTGCCAGAATAGATTGACAGTGCTAAATAGATTAGGGTATCCTATTCTTGATTGGAGATTTCTAATACAATGAAATGAAAGCGATTACAGGTCGTGAAGAAAGGAGCCAATAGAAATCGCTCAAGAAAAAGAAAAAAACCATACAAGGAGGTCAAGATGAAAGGTCATCTATTTGAAAAGAAAGAACGATTTAGTATACGAAAATTCAGTGTGGGAGTTTGCTCCGCATTGATTGGGTTAGCATTTTTAGGAACAGGTGCTGTCTCTGCAGATGAGGCGGTTTCTACTAGTGAACAAGCCTTGGAAAGCTCTTCAGCAACGACCGAAGACGTCAATCATCTAGTGAGAGAAGCTAGCGTCTATACTGCAGATGCAGTCTTACCTTCTGCAGAAACGGAAAAACCAGCCGCAGAAGCGCTCACTCCAGAGGCTAGTCCTACAAGTACAGAAGCTAGCTCGACAACTACAGATACTCCAGCTGTTTTAGAGACTGAAAAACCAAAAGCTACTGCTGAAAAAGTGGCTGATTTACCAACCAATGAAGAAAAACAATTAAGACCCAAAGAAGTTAAGTTCGATACCTGGGAAGATCTCTTGAAGTGGGAACCAGGAAAACGAGTGGATGACGATATGAATAGAGCAAGCGTCCCACTTGCGAGTCGTTTTCAAGGGAAACAAATTAATGAACAAGCTAATCCTGAGGCGAAGATCCAAGCACTGTCAAACATGAACTCCAAAGCCAAGGATCATGCGTCTGTCGGAGGGGAAGAGTTTAAGGCCTATGCTTTTGATTACTGGCAATATTTGGACTCCATGGTCTTTTGGGAAGGGCTGGTTCCATCAGCAGATGTGATCGATGCTGCCCACCGAAATGGGGTTCCTATTTATGGAACAATCTTTTATAACTGGTCTAGCAGCATCAAGGATCAAGAACATTTTGCAGAAACCTTGAAAGAAGATAGTGAAGGCTCTAAAACCTTCCCGATCGCCCGTAAATTAGTCGAACTTGCCAAGTACTATGGCTTTGATGGTTACTTTATCAACCAAGAAACGACTGGAAATCTTGTAGAACCATTGGGTCCAAAATTGAGAGATTTTCTTCTTTATACCAAGGAATATGCGAAAAGTCTGAACTATCCGATTAAGTATTCTTGGTATGATGCTATGACTTATGAATATGGCCGTTACCATGAGAATGCGCTGGGAGAATACAACTACAATTTCATGCAGCCAGAAAATGGGGAAAATCCAGTTGATACCTTCTTTGCTAACTTTAACTGGGGCAAATCAGAAGTTGATTATTCCATCAGTACAGCCAAATGGATTAATCGGAATCCTTATGATGTTCTTGCTGGACTCGAGCTCCAAAAAGGAGGCTCTTATAAGACTAATGTAGACTGGAATGCCATTTTAGATGAACATGGCAAGTTGCGTCTATCCCTTGGTCTTTATGCGCCAGATACGATTACAGGTCTAGGAAAGACTGGAGAAGGATACCATACCCATGAAGATCTATTCTGGACAGGTTTCCAAGGAGATCCGACTAAAGGAAAACCAGCAGACCAATCTTGGTACGGTATGTCCAATCTAGTAGTGGACAAAACTCCTATTACAAGTGAAGATTTCAATACTTCCTTCAATACTGGACACGGAAAACACTGGTTTGTGGATGGCAAGATTTCTAAAGAAGGGGAGTGGAACTACCGTTCTGTTTCTGGCTACCTTCCAACCTGGCGTTGGTGGGTAGAGCATAGTGAAGATAGTACACCATTGAAAGGTCGCTATGATTTTGATCAAGCCTACAATGGAGGAAATTCTCTAGCCTTTGAAGGAGATTTAAAAGCCAATAGCAGTCAAAATATCATGCTCTATTCGACCAAGATCCCTGTGACAGAAACGACCAAGTTGAGCGTCTCTCACAAGGGCGGGGTCGGAGCAGCTGCTTGGGTAGCTGTTGCCACCAAAGAAGACTACTCTGAATACGAATGGAAAGAATTGACACCGAGTGCGGATTGGTCTACTCAAACCTTTGATTTGGGAAGTTTGGCTGGCAAGACCATTTATGCTGTGAAGATGTTCTTTGACCATGATACGGATGTCAAAGACTACAAATTTAATCTCGGCCAATTGTCGATTACGTCAAACCAAGAGAAACCAGCGACTCCAGCAGAAGTATCCGTTCGAGCAAAACGTCTACAAAATGCGCAAGAAGCAGAAGCAGTCCTCAATTTTAAAGGGGTAGCAGATGCGGATTATTATGAAGTCTATGAAAAAGATGGCGACAACTGGCGTCTTTTAACAGGGTCTTCTGCGACAACCGTCTATCTACCAAAAATTAGCCGTTCAGCAATTGCTGAAGGAACGACTCAGGACCTCAAGGTTGTGGCAGTGGGGAAGAACGGCCAACGTTCAGATGCAGGGACTGTGGCCTTTGATTGGGGCATGACCGTGTCAGATACCAGTCTTCCAAAAGCTTTAGCACCAAACGTGGTCATTGGAGCGAAAGTGATCGGTTCGAGCTTCCCAGATGCGGATGGTAGTGAAGGCATTGAAGGCATGTTAAATGGGACCATTACCAGTCTTTCAGATAAATGGTCTTCTGCTCAATTGAGTGGAACCGTCGATATCCGCTTGACACAACCTCGGACCATTGTTCGTTGGGTCATGGACCATGCCGGTGCTGGTGGGGAATCTGTCGATGATGGCAAGATGAATACCCGTGACTTCGACCTTTACTACAAGGACGAAGCCGGTGAATGGAAACTCGCTAAGGAAGTTCGTGGCAATAAAGCCCATGTGTCTGACATTACACTTGATCATCCGATCAAGGCTCAAGACTGGCGTCTCCATGTCATTACAGCAGATAACGGCACCCCATGGCAAGCCATCCGGATTTACAACTGGAAGATGTATGAAAGTCTAGATACTGAGACGGTCAACATTCCGATGAAAAATGCCGCAGCGCAAAACCTAGGTAATCATTTTGTCCAAGTCGGTTTCAAAGATGTCCCAGCTCATACTACTCTGACTCTTTATGCCGATAAAGAAGCCACTAGTCCAATTGCGACCATGACAGCCGATCAAGCTGGAAATCTCATCTTTAAACCGCTCGCTTTTGAATCAACCCCGTCTCTTCTTTACTATCGCGCACAAGTTCCTGGTAAAGATATCAGTAATGTTTTGGCGATCGAAGTTCCAAAGAATGATAAAGAGATTGCGGGACTTCAATTTGAAGATGGATTGACTAAGAAGGTCTACCGGGAAGGCGATGCCCTTTCCTTGAAAGGGGCGACTCTCCGCGTTCATTATAAAGATGGCCAAGCAGATCAACTGGTCAACCTCACCAACTCAGGTATAGAGATTCATGGATTTGACAGTAGCAAGCTCGGAGAACAACACCTAGAAGTTTCTTACCTTGGTCAGAAATTGGATAAGACCCTCACTGTTTTTGTGGTCAGTGCAGAGGAAGCAGGTGAAAAAGCAGTTGCTGGTCTAGAATTGACTGACAAACCAAAAGTGGAATATATTGTCGGAGAAGCATTGGAGAAAGAAGGCGGACGCTTTAAAGTCGTCTTTGAAGATGAAACGACTGAAACGCACGCCTTGACAGATGAAGGGGTGGAAGTGACTGGCTTTGATACGACCAAGGAAGGTCGTCAAACTATCACTGTCCATTACAAAGGAGCTAGTACAAGCTTTGATGTCCTCGTGAATCCAAAACCAGCTCTCAACGATGAATACCTCAAGCAAAAATTGGCTGAAGCTGAAGCTGCAAAAGCCAAAGTAGACTTTACTTTTGCCAGTCCTGAAGTCAAAGAAGCCTTGCTAGCTGGAATGGCTGCTTCTGAAAAAGTCTTGAAAGAGCATGACACCAGCACACAAGATCAAGTCAATGAGCAGTTGAACCAATTGACCGCTCTCTTGAAAGCCTTGGATGGTCAAGCCAATCTAGTCAAAGAAAAAGAAGCTCTCTCTGCCCTAACAACAGAAGCGACCGCTCTATTAGCAAGCAAGCCAAATCACCCTTCTGGTGAGGCTTTGCAGGCACTGATTGAGAAAAATAAAGAGCTCCTAGCTTCTTCAGAGCTCACTCCTGAAGCGCTTGCAACCGCAAAGACAGGTCTAGAGACCTTGATTGCGCTCCTGAAAGAAGACAAGCCAGCGGTCTTTGTAGATCCTGCGACTGGAGTCGAAGTTCAATTCTCCAACTTAGAGCCAACCGTTGTCAAAGGACTAAAAGTCGCAAAAGTTGAAGCCAACCAGGCAGAAAAAGAAGAGCTGAAGGGACGAGAAGGAATCGTCTTTGATATTGAAGGCGTGGATGCAAGCGGTCAGGATATCGATACCCACCATCCATCCCTTGTGAAAATCCCTGTGGATAAGGATAAAGAAGTTGAGCAAGTCCTCTTCTTCCCAGAAGGTCAAGCTCCTCAATCCTTGGCCTTTGAGAGAGTTGGAGATGTGGTCATCTTTACAGCTCCTCACTTTACCCACTATGCGATTGTCTACAAGCCAGCAAAAACGGAAGGACCAGATCAACCGATCCAACCAGAAGAACCGGCTAAACCTGATCAGCCTGTTCAACCAGATCAACCTGTTCAACCAGATCAACCAGATCAACCTGTCCAACCAGCTGCCCCAGTGACTCCAGATCCATCTAATCCATTGAAGCCTACAGAGTCTTCTCAAGTGGATCAGTTGACCCCAACGACTTCTACTCAACCGGATCATCAAGAGGAAGAGCACAAGGATATGGTCGATCAAGAGATCCATCAGTTGTTAAGTACCCACCAAGGAACGAACTCACAGCCAACGGTTCAGCAAGAAACAAAAGATGCAAGCAAAGAAAGTCAATCGGAACACTTGCCAAATACGGCAAGCCTAGAAGCTTCCTTTGCAGCTGAAGCTGTTCTTCTAGCAGCCTTAGGCGGCTTCCTCTTGGCTGGTAAGAAGAAAGAAGAGTAAGTCTTTTACAGGATTCTTTTGTTCACTAAAAAAGTCACTCTCAAAAAAACCTCTCTGGTGAAAACCAGAGAGGTTTGATCTTGTATCTAGAAGTGTTGTTCGGATCCTGTGAATTAGAGGGGAAAAGCATTGGATTTTTCTACCTCTTTTACAGCTTTTGTGATATAATTATCATGTATTAAAAAAAGAAGGAGTCATATCTAATGGCAAAATTGACTGTTAAAGACGTTGACTTGAAAGGGAAAAAAGTTCTCGTTCGTGTTGACTTCAACGTTCCTGTAAAAGATGGCGTGATCACTAACGATAACCGTATCACTGCAGCTCTTCCAACTATCAAGTACATCCTTGAACAAGGTGGACGTGCAATCCTCTTCTCTCACCTTGGACGTGTAAAAGAAGAAGCAGATAAAGAAGGTAAATCACTTGCTCCTGTAGCTGCTGACTTGGCTGCTAAATTGGGTCAAGAAGTGAAATTTATCCCAGGTGTTACACGTGGTGCTGAATTGGAAGCAGCTGTTAACGCTCTTGAAGATGGACAAGTTCTCTTGGTTGAAAACACTCGTTTCGAAGATGTTGATGGCAAGAAAGAATCTAAAAACGATCCTGAACTTGGTAAATACTGGGCATCACTTGGAGATGGTATCTTCGTAAACGATGCATTTGGTACTGCTCACCGTGCACACGCATCTAACGTTGGTATCTCAGCAAACGTTGAAAAAGCTGTTGCTGGTTTCCTTCTTGAAAACGAAATTGCTTACATCAAAGAAGCAGTTGAAGCTCCAGAACGTCCATTCGTAGCTATCCTTGGTGGATCTAAAGTATCTGACAAGATCGGTGTTATCGAAAACTTGCTTGAAAAAGCTGATAAAGTTCTTATCGGTGGTGGGATGACTTACACATTCTACAAAGCACAAGGTATCGAAATCGGTAACTCACTTGTAGAAGAAGACAAATTGGATGTGGCGAAAGCTCTTCTTGAAAAATCAAACGGTAAATTGATCTTGCCAGTTGACTCAAAAGAAGCGAACGCATTTGCTGACTACACTGAAGTGAAAGACACTGAAGGTGAAGCAGTAGATCTAGGATTCCTTGGTCTTGATATCGGTCCTAAATCAATCGCTAAATTCGACCAAGAATTGACTGGTGCGAAAACAGTTGTATGGAACGGACCTATGGGTGTATTTGAAAACCCTGACTTCCAAGCTGGTACAATCGGTGTGATGGACGCTATCGTGAAACAACCAGGCGTTAAATCAATCATCGGTGGTGGTGACTCAGCTGCTGCTGCGATCAACCTTGGCCGTGCAGACAAATTCTCATGGATCTCTACTGGTGGTGGTGCTTCTATGGAACTCCTTGAAGGTAAAGAACTTCCAGGATTGGCTGCTCTTACAGACAAATAATCTAAATAGAATGAAAGAGGCTGGGACAAAAGTCCTAGCCTCTTAATTATTTTTGGATTGTCGAGCAAGACGCAGTGGTTGAGTGGGCTCTACTACGCTGATTTCATCAGCTTTTACAGCCCTACTCAACTGTGCGGAGGTGGGACGACGAAATCGAATTCTAACGAATTACCGATTTCTGTCCCGCTATCTTTTTTCTTTCTATTGATAACTGTTCTCTCCTTTCTGAAAATATGGTAGAATAATAGAAATAGAAAGATAGGTGACCATGGATTACTTTAAACGACACAAATTTGATTGGTCCAAATTCCGTTTGGGGATGAGAACCTTTAAAACAGGGATTGCCGTTTTTATTGTACTACTTATTTTTGGAATATTTGGCTGGCGAGGCCTTCAGATCGGGACGTTAACAGCTGTTTTTAGTTTGAGGGAAGACTTTGATAAGAGTGTCCACTTCGGGGCTTCGCGTGTCATGGGCAACAGTATCGGAGGTTTTTATGCCGTGTTGTTCTTCCTTTTAAAAACGCTCTTTCATGGGGCGTATTGGGTGACTCTTATTTTTGTACCCATTGCGACCATGTTAACCATTATGACAAATGTCGCTATGAATAACAAAGCAGGAATTATCGGAGGAGTTTCGGCAATGCTGATCATTACCCTCTCGATTCCTAACGGAGAAACCTTCTTGTATGTTTTTGCCCGAATATTTGAGACCTTTATTGGCGTTTTCGTTGCGATTTTGGTTAATTCGGATGTGGATCACATTCGCGATTTTCTCAAGAAACACAAAAAACCTATGTAAGATTATATAACATTTAATCTTGACATAGATTTTTTTTTCGATATAATAGAATAGAAAGAGGAATGGTATGAAGGAAAAGGAATTACGACGCTCGCTGGCAGTCTTTCCGATTGGCAGTGTTATGAAGCTGACCGACTTGACAGCTCGCCAGATTCGTTATTATGAAGATCAGGGATTGATTTCTCCTGATCGGACAGAAGGCAATCGCCGCATGTATTCGTTGGACGATATGGACCGCCTGCTTGAGATCAAAGATTATATCTCAGATGGCTTCAATATTGCGGATATTAAGAAGAAATATGCGGAAAAAGAGCAAGAGCAAACCAAGGTTGTCAGTCAAGAAGAGATCCGTAAGGCTCTTCATCGTGACATTCTTCAGCAAAGTCGCTTCACATCTTCCCCATCGCCATATGGTCAATTTCGTTGATCATTTCATAAGCTTGTAATCTATTTTAAGGAGACAAAAATGTCAATTACTGCTGCAGATATTCGCCGTGAAGTAAAAGAAAAAAATGTTACTTTTATTCGCTTGATGTTCTCTGATATTTTGGGAACCATGAAGAACGTCGAAATTCCAGCTACCGATGAGCAACTGGACAAGGTTCTTTCAAACAAAGCCATGTTTGATGGTTCTTCTATCGAAGGATTTGTCCGTATCAACGAGTCAGATATGTATCTTTACCCAGATTTGGATACATGGACAGTTTTCCCTTGGGGAGATGAAAATGGTAGCGTAGCTGGCTTGATCTGTGATGTCTATACGACAGAAGGGGAACCATTTGCAGGAGACCCACGTGGCAACTTGAAACGTGCCCTTCGTCATATGGAAAAACTTGGCTTCAAATCCTTTAACCTTGGACCAGAACCAGAATTCTTCCTCTTCAAGTTGGATGAAAATGGAGATCCAACTCTTGAAGTAAACGATAAAGGTGGCTATTTTGACTTGGCTCCAACAGACCTTGCAGATAACACTCGTCGTGAAATCGTAAATGTCTTGACAAAGATGGGCTTTGAAGTAGAAGCCAGCCACCACGAAGTAGCCGTTGGTCAGCATGAAATTGACTTCAAATATGACGAAGTTCTCCGCGCTTGTGACAAGATCCAAATCTTTAAACTCGTTGTGAAGACCATCGCTCGTAAACACGGCTTGTATGCAACCTTTATGGCCAAACCAAAATTTGGAATTGCCGGATCAGGTATGCACTGTAATATGTCTCTCTTTGACCAAGATGGCAACAATGCCTTCTTTGATCCAGAAGATCCACGTGGAATGCAATTGTCAGAAACTGCTTATCACTTCTTAGGTGGTTTGATCAAGCATGCCTACAACTTTACAGCCGTGACCAAGCCAACCGTCAACTCTTATAAACGTTTGGTTCCTGGATATGAAGCACCCGTTTATATCGCTTGGGCAGGTCGCAACCGTTCCCCTTTGGTACGTGTACCAGCCTCACGTGGGATGGGAACTCGTTTGGAATTGCGCTCCGTAGACCCAATG
The DNA window shown above is from Streptococcus sp. S1 and carries:
- a CDS encoding endo-beta-N-acetylglucosaminidase, with the protein product MKGHLFEKKERFSIRKFSVGVCSALIGLAFLGTGAVSADEAVSTSEQALESSSATTEDVNHLVREASVYTADAVLPSAETEKPAAEALTPEASPTSTEASSTTTDTPAVLETEKPKATAEKVADLPTNEEKQLRPKEVKFDTWEDLLKWEPGKRVDDDMNRASVPLASRFQGKQINEQANPEAKIQALSNMNSKAKDHASVGGEEFKAYAFDYWQYLDSMVFWEGLVPSADVIDAAHRNGVPIYGTIFYNWSSSIKDQEHFAETLKEDSEGSKTFPIARKLVELAKYYGFDGYFINQETTGNLVEPLGPKLRDFLLYTKEYAKSLNYPIKYSWYDAMTYEYGRYHENALGEYNYNFMQPENGENPVDTFFANFNWGKSEVDYSISTAKWINRNPYDVLAGLELQKGGSYKTNVDWNAILDEHGKLRLSLGLYAPDTITGLGKTGEGYHTHEDLFWTGFQGDPTKGKPADQSWYGMSNLVVDKTPITSEDFNTSFNTGHGKHWFVDGKISKEGEWNYRSVSGYLPTWRWWVEHSEDSTPLKGRYDFDQAYNGGNSLAFEGDLKANSSQNIMLYSTKIPVTETTKLSVSHKGGVGAAAWVAVATKEDYSEYEWKELTPSADWSTQTFDLGSLAGKTIYAVKMFFDHDTDVKDYKFNLGQLSITSNQEKPATPAEVSVRAKRLQNAQEAEAVLNFKGVADADYYEVYEKDGDNWRLLTGSSATTVYLPKISRSAIAEGTTQDLKVVAVGKNGQRSDAGTVAFDWGMTVSDTSLPKALAPNVVIGAKVIGSSFPDADGSEGIEGMLNGTITSLSDKWSSAQLSGTVDIRLTQPRTIVRWVMDHAGAGGESVDDGKMNTRDFDLYYKDEAGEWKLAKEVRGNKAHVSDITLDHPIKAQDWRLHVITADNGTPWQAIRIYNWKMYESLDTETVNIPMKNAAAQNLGNHFVQVGFKDVPAHTTLTLYADKEATSPIATMTADQAGNLIFKPLAFESTPSLLYYRAQVPGKDISNVLAIEVPKNDKEIAGLQFEDGLTKKVYREGDALSLKGATLRVHYKDGQADQLVNLTNSGIEIHGFDSSKLGEQHLEVSYLGQKLDKTLTVFVVSAEEAGEKAVAGLELTDKPKVEYIVGEALEKEGGRFKVVFEDETTETHALTDEGVEVTGFDTTKEGRQTITVHYKGASTSFDVLVNPKPALNDEYLKQKLAEAEAAKAKVDFTFASPEVKEALLAGMAASEKVLKEHDTSTQDQVNEQLNQLTALLKALDGQANLVKEKEALSALTTEATALLASKPNHPSGEALQALIEKNKELLASSELTPEALATAKTGLETLIALLKEDKPAVFVDPATGVEVQFSNLEPTVVKGLKVAKVEANQAEKEELKGREGIVFDIEGVDASGQDIDTHHPSLVKIPVDKDKEVEQVLFFPEGQAPQSLAFERVGDVVIFTAPHFTHYAIVYKPAKTEGPDQPIQPEEPAKPDQPVQPDQPVQPDQPDQPVQPAAPVTPDPSNPLKPTESSQVDQLTPTTSTQPDHQEEEHKDMVDQEIHQLLSTHQGTNSQPTVQQETKDASKESQSEHLPNTASLEASFAAEAVLLAALGGFLLAGKKKEE
- the gap gene encoding type I glyceraldehyde-3-phosphate dehydrogenase; translated protein: MVVKVGINGFGRIGRLAFRRIQNVEGVEVTRINDLTDPVMLAHLLKYDTTQGRFDGTVEVKEGGFEVNGKFVKVSAERDPEQIDWANDGVEIVLEATGFFATKAAAEKHLHAGGAKKVVITAPGGSDVKTVVFNTNHDILDGTETVISGASCTTNCLAPMAKALQDNFGVVEGLMTTIHAYTGDQMILDGPHRKGDLRRARAGAANIVPNSTGAAKAIGLVIPELNGKLDGAAQRVPVPTGSVTELVVVLDKNVTVDEVNAAMKAASNESYGYTEDPIVSSDVVGMSYGSLFDATQTKVIDVDGKQLVKVVSWYDNEMSYTAQLVRTLEYFAKIAK
- the rpsG gene encoding 30S ribosomal protein S7; the protein is MSRKNRAPKRDVLPDPLYNSQLVTRLINRVMLDGKRGTAASIVYGAFEQIKEATGNDALEVFETAMENIMPVLEVRARRVGGSNYQVPVEVRPERRTTLGLRWLVTIARQRGEHTMVDRLAKEILDAANNTGAAVKKREDTHRMAEANRAFAHFRW
- the fusA gene encoding elongation factor G; translation: MAREFSLEKTRNIGIMAHVDAGKTTTTERILYYTGKIHKIGETHEGASQMDWMEQEQERGITITSAATTAQWKDTRVNIIDTPGHVDFTIEVQRSLRVLDGAVTVLDSQSGVEPQTETVWRQATEYGVPRIVFANKMDKIGADFLYSVSTLHDRLQANAHPIQLPIGAEDDFRGIIDLIKMKAEIYTNDLGTDILEEDIPAEYLEQAQEYREKLVEAVAETDEDLMMKYLEGEEITNEELKAGIRKATINVEFYPVLCGSAFKNKGVQLMLDAVLDYLPSPLDIPAIKGVNPDTDEEEERPASDEEPFAALAFKIMTDPFVGRLTFFRVYSGVLNSGSYVLNTSKGKRERIGRILQMHANTRKEIETVYSGDIAAAVGLKDTTTGDSLTDEKAKIILESIEVPEPVIQLMVEPKSKADQDKMGIALQKLAEEDPTFRVETNPETGETVISGMGELHLDVLVDRMKREFKVEANVGAPQVSYRETFRASTQARGFFKRQSGGKGQFGDVWIEFTPNEEGKGFEFENAIVGGVVPREFIPAVEKGLQESMANGVLAGYPMVDVKAKLYDGSYHDVDSSETAFKIAASLALKEAAKTAQPAILEPMMLVTITVPEENLGDVMGHVTARRGRVDGMEAHGASQIVRAYVPLAEMFGYATVLRSATQGRGTFMMVFDHYEDVPKSVQEEIIKKAKGEA